A single region of the Streptomyces sp. AM 4-1-1 genome encodes:
- the ilvD gene encoding dihydroxy-acid dehydratase, giving the protein MPELRSRTVTHGRNMAGARALMRASGVASEDIGKPIIAVANSFTEFVPGHTHLAPVGRIVSEAIKAAGAVPREFNTIAVDDGIAMGHGGMLYSLPSRDLIADSVEYMVEAHCADALICISNCDKITPGMLMAAMRLNIPTVFVSGGPMEAGKATLVDGTVRKLDLVNAISDAVDESVSDEDILRIEENACPTCGSCSGMFTANSMNCLTEVLGLSLPGNGSVLATHTARRALYENAGRTVVEITERYYGQGDETVLPRAIGTRAAFDNAMALDIAMGGSTNTILHLLAAAQEAELDYDLDDINEVSRRVPCLSKVAPNVAPGGTYYMEDVHRAGGIPALLGELYRAGLLDEDVHAVHSDTLADWLKTWDVRGGSPSPEAVELWHAAPGCVRSATAFSQSERWDTLDLDAEGGCIRDLAHAYSKDGGLAVLKGNLAEDGCVVKTAGVDESIWTFEGPAVVCESQEEAVDKILRKEIKEGDVVVIRYEGPRGGPGMQEMLYPTSFLKGRGLGKSCALVTDGRFSGGTSGLSIGHASPEAASGGAIALVEDGDRIRIDIPNRSIELLVGDGELATRRAALNGVYAPKARERKVSAALRAYAAMATSADRGAVRDVSRIG; this is encoded by the coding sequence ATGCCCGAGCTGAGGTCCCGCACGGTCACCCACGGACGCAACATGGCGGGCGCACGCGCCCTTATGCGTGCGTCGGGCGTAGCGAGCGAGGACATCGGCAAGCCGATCATCGCGGTCGCCAACTCCTTCACCGAGTTCGTCCCGGGCCACACCCACCTCGCCCCGGTCGGCCGGATCGTCTCCGAAGCGATCAAGGCGGCGGGCGCCGTGCCCCGCGAGTTCAACACCATCGCGGTCGACGACGGCATCGCGATGGGCCACGGCGGGATGCTGTACTCCCTCCCCTCGCGCGACCTGATCGCCGACTCGGTCGAGTACATGGTCGAGGCCCACTGCGCGGACGCGCTGATCTGCATCTCCAACTGCGACAAGATCACGCCCGGCATGCTGATGGCCGCGATGCGCCTCAACATCCCGACAGTCTTCGTCTCCGGCGGCCCGATGGAGGCCGGCAAGGCGACCCTCGTGGACGGTACGGTCCGCAAGCTCGACCTGGTCAACGCGATCAGCGACGCGGTCGACGAGTCGGTCTCCGACGAGGACATCCTCCGGATCGAGGAGAACGCCTGCCCCACCTGCGGCAGCTGTTCCGGCATGTTCACCGCCAACTCGATGAACTGCCTGACCGAGGTCCTCGGACTCTCCCTCCCCGGCAACGGCTCGGTCCTCGCCACCCACACCGCCCGCAGGGCGCTGTACGAGAACGCGGGCCGGACGGTCGTCGAGATCACCGAGCGCTACTACGGGCAGGGCGACGAGACGGTCCTGCCGCGCGCCATCGGCACCCGCGCCGCCTTCGACAACGCCATGGCCCTCGACATCGCCATGGGCGGCTCGACGAACACGATCCTGCACCTGCTCGCCGCCGCGCAGGAGGCCGAGCTGGACTACGACCTCGACGACATCAACGAGGTCTCGCGCCGCGTCCCCTGCCTGTCGAAGGTCGCGCCCAACGTGGCCCCGGGCGGCACGTACTACATGGAGGACGTGCACCGCGCGGGCGGCATCCCCGCCCTTCTCGGCGAGCTGTACCGCGCGGGCCTGCTCGACGAGGACGTGCACGCGGTCCACTCCGACACCCTCGCCGACTGGCTGAAGACCTGGGACGTGCGCGGCGGCTCGCCGTCCCCGGAGGCCGTCGAGCTGTGGCACGCGGCGCCCGGCTGCGTCCGCTCCGCGACCGCCTTCTCCCAGTCCGAGCGCTGGGACACCCTCGACCTGGACGCGGAGGGCGGCTGCATCCGCGACCTGGCGCACGCCTACTCCAAGGACGGCGGCCTCGCGGTCCTGAAGGGCAACCTCGCCGAGGACGGCTGTGTCGTGAAGACGGCCGGGGTCGACGAGTCGATCTGGACCTTCGAGGGCCCGGCGGTCGTCTGCGAATCGCAGGAGGAGGCCGTCGACAAGATCCTCCGCAAGGAGATCAAGGAGGGTGACGTCGTCGTCATCCGTTACGAGGGCCCGCGCGGCGGCCCCGGCATGCAGGAGATGCTGTACCCCACGTCGTTCCTGAAGGGCCGCGGCCTCGGCAAGAGCTGCGCCCTGGTCACCGACGGCCGCTTCTCCGGCGGCACCTCGGGTCTGTCCATCGGCCACGCCTCCCCGGAGGCGGCGTCCGGCGGCGCGATCGCGCTCGTCGAGGACGGGGACAGGATCAGGATCGACATCCCGAACCGCTCGATCGAACTCCTCGTCGGCGACGGCGAACTGGCCACCCGCCGCGCCGCGCTGAACGGTGTGTACGCGCCGAAGGCCCGCGAGCGCAAGGTCTCCGCGGCCCTGCGCGCGTACGCGGCGATGGCGACGAGCGCCGACCGGGGCGCCGTGCGCGACGTCTCCAGGATCGGCTGA
- a CDS encoding sugar phosphate isomerase/epimerase, with translation MAEPVRVPDAKVALSTASVYPESTATAFEIAARLGYDGVEVMVWTDPVSQDIEALRRLSDYHQVPILAIHAPCLLITQRVWSTDPWVKLQRARAAAEKLGASTVVVHPPFRWQRQYARDFVSGIWRMADETDVRFAVENMYPWRYRDREMLAYAPDWDVTHDDYRHFTVDLSHTATARTDGMAMVDRMGDRLAHVHLADGKGSNKDEHLVPGRGDQPCAELLGRLAGSGFDGHVVIEVNTRRAMSTAERESDLAEALAFTRLHLTSAPARRPRP, from the coding sequence GTGGCAGAGCCCGTGCGCGTTCCGGATGCGAAGGTCGCCCTGTCGACGGCCTCCGTGTACCCGGAGTCGACGGCGACGGCCTTCGAGATCGCCGCGCGCCTGGGCTACGACGGCGTCGAGGTGATGGTCTGGACCGACCCGGTCAGCCAGGACATCGAGGCCCTGCGACGGCTCTCCGACTACCACCAGGTGCCGATCCTCGCCATCCACGCCCCCTGCCTGCTGATCACCCAGCGGGTCTGGTCCACCGACCCGTGGGTGAAGCTCCAGCGGGCCCGCGCCGCCGCCGAGAAGCTGGGCGCGTCGACCGTCGTCGTCCATCCGCCGTTCCGCTGGCAGCGGCAGTACGCCCGCGACTTCGTGTCCGGGATCTGGCGGATGGCGGACGAGACCGACGTACGGTTCGCCGTCGAGAACATGTACCCGTGGCGCTACCGGGACCGCGAAATGCTTGCGTACGCCCCCGACTGGGACGTCACGCACGACGACTACCGCCACTTCACCGTGGACCTCTCGCACACCGCGACCGCGCGTACCGACGGCATGGCGATGGTCGACCGGATGGGTGACCGGCTCGCCCACGTCCACCTCGCGGACGGCAAGGGCTCCAACAAGGACGAGCACCTGGTGCCCGGCCGCGGCGACCAGCCCTGCGCGGAGCTGCTGGGGCGGCTGGCCGGCAGCGGCTTCGACGGCCATGTCGTCATCGAGGTCAACACCCGCCGCGCGATGTCCACCGCGGAACGCGAGAGCGACCTCGCCGAAGCGCTCGCCTTCACCCGTCTCCATCTGACGTCCGCCCCGGCGCGACGCCCCCGCCCATGA
- a CDS encoding Ppx/GppA phosphatase family protein — MRLGVLDVGSNTVHLLVVDAHPGARPLPAHSHKAELRLAELLDADGAIGAVGIDRLVSTIAEALQAAEDKGCEDVLPFATSAVREASNADEVLTRVRTETGIDLAVLSGEEEARLTFLAARRWFGWSAGKLLVLDIGGGSLEIAYGLDEEPDAAVSLPLGAGRLTAGWLPGDPPDPAEVKALRRHVRTSIARTVGDFSRLGSPDHVVATSKTFKQLARIAGAARSTEGLYVQRSLSRKALEEWVPRLTSMTVAERGGLPGVTEGRAAQLLAGALVAEGAMDLFGVDELEICPWALREGVILRRLDHLPPGAARVEGTPPPDTAPASRAGQAALH, encoded by the coding sequence ATGAGACTCGGAGTCCTCGACGTCGGTTCGAACACGGTGCACCTGCTGGTGGTGGACGCGCACCCCGGTGCCCGCCCCCTGCCCGCCCACTCCCACAAGGCGGAGCTGCGGCTGGCCGAACTCCTCGACGCGGACGGCGCGATCGGCGCCGTCGGCATCGACCGACTGGTGTCGACCATCGCCGAAGCGCTCCAGGCCGCCGAGGACAAGGGCTGCGAGGACGTCCTGCCGTTCGCCACCTCAGCGGTACGGGAGGCGAGCAACGCCGATGAGGTGCTGACCCGGGTACGCACCGAGACGGGCATCGACCTCGCCGTCCTCAGCGGCGAGGAGGAGGCCCGGCTGACCTTCCTGGCCGCCCGCCGCTGGTTCGGCTGGTCGGCGGGGAAGCTGCTGGTCCTGGACATCGGCGGCGGTTCGCTGGAGATCGCGTACGGACTGGACGAGGAGCCCGACGCCGCGGTGTCCCTGCCGCTCGGCGCCGGACGGCTCACCGCGGGCTGGCTGCCGGGCGACCCGCCGGACCCGGCGGAGGTGAAGGCGCTGCGCCGACATGTCCGTACGAGCATCGCCCGTACCGTCGGCGACTTCTCCCGCCTCGGCAGCCCCGACCACGTGGTCGCCACCTCGAAGACCTTCAAGCAACTGGCCAGGATCGCGGGCGCCGCCCGCTCCACCGAGGGCCTGTACGTGCAGCGCTCACTGAGCCGCAAGGCCCTGGAGGAGTGGGTGCCGAGGCTGACGTCGATGACCGTCGCCGAGCGCGGCGGCCTCCCCGGCGTGACCGAGGGACGCGCCGCCCAGCTGCTCGCCGGGGCGCTGGTCGCCGAGGGCGCGATGGACCTCTTCGGCGTGGACGAGCTGGAGATCTGTCCGTGGGCGCTGCGCGAGGGCGTCATCCTCCGCCGCCTGGACCATCTGCCGCCCGGAGCCGCCCGCGTCGAGGGAACGCCCCCGCCGGACACGGCCCCGGCGTCCCGTGCGGGTCAGGCGGCCCTGCACTGA
- the radA gene encoding DNA repair protein RadA codes for MAARTKSAKDRPSYRCTECGWTTAKWLGRCFECQAWGTVEEFGGAPAVRTTAAGRVSSAAVPIGQVDSRTATARSTGVAELDRVLGGGLVPGAVVLLAGEPGVGKSTLLLDVAAKAASEDHRTLYVTAEESASQVRLRADRIHALNDHLYLAAETDLSAVLGHLDAVKPSLLVLDSVQTVASPEIDGAPGGMAQVREVAGALIRASKERGMSTLLVGHVTKDGAIAGPRLLEHLVDVVLSFEGDRHARLRLVRGVKNRYGATDEVGCFELHDEGITGLTDPSGLFLTRRDEPVPGTCLTVTLEGRRPLVAEVQALTVDSQIPSPRRTTSGLETSRVSMMLAVLEQRGRISSLGKRDIYSATVGGVKLSEPAADLAIALALASAAIDTPLPKNLVAIGEVGLAGEVRRVTGVQRRLAEAHRLGFTHALVPSDPGKVPAGMKVTEVADMGDALRMLPRRARTEPPREESARR; via the coding sequence ATGGCTGCCCGTACCAAATCCGCGAAGGACCGACCGTCCTACCGCTGCACCGAGTGCGGCTGGACGACCGCCAAATGGCTCGGCCGCTGCTTCGAGTGCCAGGCGTGGGGGACGGTCGAGGAGTTCGGCGGCGCCCCCGCCGTGCGGACGACGGCGGCCGGCCGGGTCAGTTCCGCCGCCGTGCCGATCGGCCAGGTCGACAGCCGTACGGCCACCGCGCGCTCGACCGGGGTCGCCGAGCTGGACCGAGTCCTCGGCGGCGGGCTCGTGCCCGGCGCCGTGGTGCTGCTGGCCGGCGAGCCCGGTGTCGGCAAGTCGACACTGCTCCTGGACGTGGCCGCCAAGGCGGCGAGCGAGGACCACCGCACCCTCTACGTCACCGCCGAGGAGTCCGCGAGCCAGGTCCGGCTGCGGGCCGACCGCATCCACGCCCTGAACGACCACCTCTATCTGGCCGCCGAGACCGATCTCTCCGCGGTCCTCGGCCATCTGGACGCCGTCAAGCCCTCCCTGCTCGTCCTCGACTCCGTACAGACCGTCGCCTCCCCCGAGATCGACGGCGCGCCCGGCGGCATGGCGCAGGTCCGCGAGGTGGCCGGGGCGCTCATCCGGGCGTCCAAGGAGCGCGGCATGTCGACCCTGCTGGTCGGCCATGTCACCAAGGACGGCGCCATCGCGGGGCCCCGGCTGCTGGAACACCTCGTGGACGTGGTGCTGTCGTTCGAGGGTGACCGCCATGCCCGTCTGCGGCTCGTGCGGGGCGTGAAGAACCGTTACGGGGCAACCGACGAGGTCGGCTGCTTCGAGCTGCACGACGAGGGCATCACCGGGCTCACTGATCCGTCCGGGCTCTTCCTCACCCGGCGTGACGAGCCCGTGCCCGGCACCTGTCTGACCGTCACGCTGGAGGGGCGACGGCCGCTCGTCGCCGAGGTGCAGGCGCTGACCGTCGATTCGCAGATCCCCTCGCCCCGGCGGACCACCTCCGGGCTGGAGACGTCACGGGTCTCGATGATGCTCGCGGTTCTGGAGCAGCGTGGCCGGATCAGTTCACTCGGCAAGCGGGACATCTACAGCGCGACGGTCGGCGGGGTGAAGCTCTCCGAGCCCGCCGCGGACCTCGCCATCGCGTTGGCGCTGGCCAGCGCGGCGATCGACACCCCGCTCCCGAAGAACCTGGTCGCGATCGGCGAGGTGGGGCTCGCCGGGGAGGTCCGGCGGGTCACCGGGGTCCAGCGGAGATTGGCCGAAGCGCACCGGCTGGGGTTCACCCACGCCCTCGTTCCGAGCGACCCGGGGAAGGTCCCGGCCGGTATGAAAGTCACAGAAGTCGCCGACATGGGTGATGCACTGAGAATGCTTCCGCGCCGGGCTCGGACGGAGCCCCCGCGGGAGGAGAGCGCACGCCGGTAG
- the disA gene encoding DNA integrity scanning diadenylate cyclase DisA, with protein sequence MAANDRAASPGKSGQGTGNEALIRASLSAVAPGMALRDGLERILRGNTGGLIVLGMDRTVESMCTGGFVLDVEFTATRLRELCKLDGALILDKDMTKILRAGVQLVPDASIPTEETGTRHRTADRVSKQCNFPVVSVSQSMRLIALYVNGERRVLEESAAILSRANQALATLERYKLRLDEVAGTLSALEIEDLVTVRDVTAVAQRLEMVRRIATEIAEYVVELGTDGRLLSLQLDELIAGVEPERELVVRDYVPEPTAKRSRTVAEALTELDALSHTELLELAVVARALGYSGSPETLDSAVSPRGFRLLAKVPRLPGAIIERLVEHFGGLQKLLAASVDDLQAVDGVGEARARSVREGLSRLAESSILERYV encoded by the coding sequence GTGGCAGCCAACGACCGGGCAGCATCGCCCGGAAAGTCCGGCCAAGGCACCGGTAACGAAGCGCTGATCCGCGCCTCGTTGAGCGCGGTCGCGCCCGGAATGGCCCTGCGGGACGGCCTGGAGCGCATTCTCCGCGGCAACACCGGAGGACTGATCGTCCTCGGTATGGACAGGACCGTCGAGTCGATGTGCACGGGTGGTTTCGTGCTGGACGTCGAGTTCACCGCGACCCGGCTGCGCGAGCTGTGCAAGCTCGACGGCGCGCTGATCCTCGACAAAGACATGACCAAGATCCTGCGGGCCGGGGTGCAGCTGGTCCCGGACGCGTCCATCCCCACCGAGGAGACCGGCACCCGGCACCGCACCGCGGACCGGGTCTCCAAGCAGTGCAACTTCCCGGTCGTCTCGGTCTCCCAGTCGATGCGCCTCATCGCGCTGTACGTGAACGGGGAGCGCCGGGTCCTGGAGGAGTCCGCCGCGATCCTCTCGCGCGCCAATCAGGCGCTCGCCACCCTGGAGCGGTACAAGCTCCGGCTGGACGAGGTGGCGGGCACGCTCTCCGCGCTGGAGATCGAGGACCTGGTGACCGTCCGGGACGTGACGGCCGTCGCGCAGCGCCTGGAGATGGTCCGCCGCATCGCGACCGAGATCGCCGAGTACGTGGTGGAGCTGGGCACCGACGGCCGCCTCCTCTCGCTCCAGCTGGACGAGTTGATCGCGGGCGTCGAGCCGGAGCGCGAGCTGGTGGTGCGTGACTACGTGCCGGAGCCGACCGCGAAGCGGTCCCGTACGGTCGCCGAGGCGCTGACCGAACTGGACGCGCTCTCCCACACCGAACTGCTCGAACTCGCCGTGGTGGCACGTGCGCTGGGCTACAGCGGCTCTCCGGAGACGCTGGACTCGGCGGTCTCGCCGCGCGGTTTCCGGCTGCTGGCGAAGGTGCCCCGGCTGCCCGGGGCGATCATCGAGCGACTGGTGGAGCACTTCGGCGGTCTCCAGAAGCTGCTCGCCGCGAGCGTCGACGACCTCCAGGCGGTGGACGGGGTCGGCGAGGCGCGGGCGCGGAGCGTGCGCGAGGGGCTGTCGCGACTGGCCGAGTCGTCGATCCTTGAGCGGTACGTGTAG